A DNA window from Bacteroides cellulosilyticus contains the following coding sequences:
- a CDS encoding RNA polymerase sigma-70 factor encodes MTIDLNFFNKFFIDYQQRFVHFACTYVHDEAVAEDFVIESMMYYWENKDRLPADTNIPAYVLTTIKHKCIDHLRHQQIRQDVSDEISQIYAWELSGRIVTLEDFEPYEVFTAEIQEIVDRTLDSLPEQTRRIFRMSRYENKSHKEIAALLEMTTKGVEFHISKSTRELRLALKDYLPVSLLFFYLN; translated from the coding sequence ATGACAATAGATCTGAATTTTTTTAATAAGTTCTTTATTGACTATCAGCAGCGCTTCGTTCACTTTGCCTGTACCTATGTGCACGATGAAGCCGTTGCCGAAGACTTTGTCATTGAGTCCATGATGTATTACTGGGAAAATAAAGACCGCTTGCCTGCCGATACCAATATTCCGGCTTATGTACTGACCACTATCAAACATAAATGCATTGACCATCTGCGTCACCAGCAAATCCGACAGGACGTTTCGGATGAAATCTCCCAAATCTATGCCTGGGAGCTGTCCGGCAGAATCGTTACATTGGAAGACTTTGAACCTTATGAGGTCTTTACGGCAGAGATACAGGAGATTGTTGATAGGACTCTGGATAGCCTGCCCGAACAAACCAGACGTATTTTTAGGATGAGCCGTTATGAGAATAAGTCTCATAAAGAAATTGCTGCTTTACTGGAAATGACAACCAAAGGCGTAGAGTTTCATATCTCTAAGTCTACCAGGGAGTTACGCTTGGCCCTGAAAGATTACCTGCCCGTCTCTTTACTCTTTTTCTACCTCAACTGA
- a CDS encoding FecR family protein encodes MDKDLLYRFFEGRASVEEMRLVKEWSEASEENSKLLRRERKLFNAIILSGRLEPSDGQTTLRKKRNHFVRELLKIASVVAITVGITAALFSIGEDKEDMNVAMQTITVPAGQRVNLDLPDGSNVWLNAGTTMKYPVSFMKGKREVILNGEAYFEVAHNEKSPFVVRTHAMDIEVLGTKFNVEAYSKKAVFEASLMQGKIRVKSPHNEKTAVVLLPNYKTTLKDGRLVVSKIDDYNVYRWKEGLYCFKSKRFTQIMEDLERYYDLKIQVDKKSIESVALTGKFRISDGLDYALRVLQKDVAFTYRRDKDNDVIYIK; translated from the coding sequence ATGGATAAAGACTTATTATATCGTTTTTTTGAAGGTCGTGCTTCCGTAGAAGAAATGAGATTAGTGAAAGAATGGTCGGAAGCCTCCGAGGAGAACAGCAAGCTGTTACGCCGGGAGCGCAAGCTGTTCAATGCCATCATTCTTTCGGGGCGCCTCGAACCATCTGACGGCCAAACTACACTCAGGAAGAAAAGAAACCATTTCGTCAGAGAGCTTCTGAAGATAGCTTCTGTTGTCGCGATAACGGTAGGCATAACGGCTGCATTGTTTTCAATAGGAGAAGATAAGGAGGATATGAATGTAGCCATGCAAACTATTACCGTGCCGGCCGGCCAGCGTGTGAACCTCGATTTACCCGATGGTTCAAACGTCTGGCTGAATGCCGGGACGACGATGAAGTATCCTGTTTCGTTCATGAAAGGCAAACGCGAAGTGATACTGAACGGAGAGGCTTATTTTGAGGTGGCACACAATGAGAAATCCCCGTTCGTGGTGCGGACACATGCTATGGATATAGAAGTGCTGGGCACAAAGTTCAATGTGGAGGCTTATTCGAAGAAAGCGGTATTTGAAGCATCGTTGATGCAAGGAAAAATCAGGGTGAAGTCGCCTCATAATGAAAAGACGGCTGTGGTACTCCTTCCCAATTATAAAACAACTCTGAAAGATGGCAGGTTGGTAGTGAGCAAGATTGATGATTACAATGTGTATCGTTGGAAGGAAGGTCTGTACTGCTTTAAGAGCAAGCGGTTCACCCAGATCATGGAAGATTTGGAAAGATATTATGACCTGAAAATCCAGGTGGATAAGAAGAGCATAGAAAGTGTGGCACTGACCGGAAAGTTCCGTATATCCGACGGATTGGACTATGCATTGCGTGTTTTGCAGAAGGATGTAGCCTTTACTTACCGGAGAGATAAAGATAATGACGTCATTTATATAAAGTAA
- a CDS encoding TonB-dependent receptor: MRISIFFLFFCAFSLMAKNSHSQNARVTINRTNVQLESILNEIESQTDYLFIYKEDVNVEARKSIRADNAKVSEVLNTLLANSPIRYKMEGNHIILTRQAVADARQAGVTGVVTDESGEPLIGVTVLVKGGSQGSVTDLEGKFTLVANVGDVLQFSYIGYVSQEVKLKDLKLLRVVLREDANLLDEVVVIGYGSMKKKDLTGAITHVQAEKMAKEKPATMQDLLRSAAPGLNVDLSNDAKGGGNMLVRGRRSLKGGTGPLIVLNGMIFQGDLSEINPVDIESVDVLKDASSAAVYGAKSANGVVLVTTKKGTEEKPTIRFDASVGFVTMGANREVYSADEYLQYRADYAASSNGFGNQGYYVKPTAENLNKYNLTEAQWRSYDAIGQGSTNMEDIWLQRIGLGEIERENYYAGRTYDWYDASFQTGLRQDYNVSLSGKTSNLNYYWSLGYLDSEGLVVGDRFKNYRTNLRLDGKIGNFMEAGVNLNLQSREEGFQAVSWEGQIANSPYSTPYYSDGMLNPWPMGEKNQVTGVNSLYNNSMSSKDAGTQNVTANFYAKLKLPFNISYQFNFAPRYSWNHSRYWNSSQSVFDKDNGVAGRSTARSVDWTLDNMVKWNYTFAKKHNIDLTLLQSAEKYEVWEESMVASDFTPSDVLEWHNMKTAGNKEISANDTKHTGAALMARLFYSYDNRYMLTASVRRDGFSAFGASNPWATFPAIAVAWSFTNEKFFKWEPMSSGKLRLSWGKNGNRDIGIYQALSQLYGGTAGKYTYVTPQGSLYEVSSLQIARMSNTDLKWETTTSWNVGLDFGFLNDRINGSIEWYHMPTTDLLVDRSLPNFTGYTNIVTNLGQVNNEGFEFSLNTVNIRNKNFTWSSTFGLSHNKNTIKHLYYRYEDVLNEAGEVVGSKEVDDVNRGWFVGKDISAIWDHEFIGIWQEDEAEEAAKYGQQPGDAKVRDVNGDYKITQEDKVFLGQETPKFRWSFRNEFTLFRNWDISLNLYSQMGHKQSTTEYLNFFDNLGDYSNTYKREYWTPENKSNSYARLKSTRPSNINPKKVINKGFIRLENISVSYRVPQQFARKLMAKEISIYGTVRNVAVWAFDKEWDYWDPETKGLLPRTFTFGASITF, encoded by the coding sequence ATGAGAATATCAATATTCTTTTTGTTCTTCTGTGCTTTTAGCCTGATGGCGAAGAATAGTCACTCACAAAATGCACGGGTGACAATCAATCGAACCAATGTACAACTTGAATCTATACTGAATGAAATAGAGTCTCAGACGGATTATCTGTTCATTTATAAAGAAGATGTAAACGTAGAGGCGCGCAAAAGTATCCGGGCGGATAATGCAAAGGTATCGGAAGTACTGAATACATTGCTGGCAAACTCTCCTATCCGCTATAAGATGGAGGGAAATCATATCATCCTGACCAGACAGGCAGTGGCTGATGCACGTCAGGCCGGCGTAACGGGTGTGGTTACCGATGAATCGGGAGAACCTCTGATTGGGGTTACCGTTCTGGTGAAAGGTGGCAGCCAAGGCAGTGTGACAGACCTTGAAGGTAAGTTTACGCTGGTTGCCAATGTGGGCGATGTACTTCAGTTTAGCTATATAGGATATGTTTCACAGGAAGTGAAGCTGAAGGATCTGAAACTGTTGCGTGTGGTTCTGCGTGAAGATGCCAATTTACTGGACGAAGTCGTTGTAATCGGCTATGGCAGTATGAAAAAGAAAGACCTGACAGGGGCCATTACCCATGTGCAGGCTGAAAAGATGGCGAAAGAGAAACCGGCTACCATGCAGGATTTATTGCGTAGCGCGGCACCGGGACTGAACGTGGATCTGTCCAACGATGCCAAAGGCGGTGGTAATATGTTAGTGCGTGGACGTCGCTCTCTGAAGGGTGGAACCGGACCGTTGATTGTTCTGAACGGTATGATCTTTCAAGGTGATCTTTCTGAGATAAATCCGGTGGATATAGAGTCTGTAGACGTCTTGAAAGACGCATCATCGGCAGCCGTTTACGGAGCAAAGTCGGCTAACGGTGTGGTACTTGTTACTACCAAGAAAGGAACGGAGGAGAAACCGACTATCCGGTTCGATGCAAGCGTGGGTTTTGTGACCATGGGGGCTAACCGGGAGGTGTATAGTGCAGATGAGTATTTGCAATATCGTGCAGATTATGCGGCAAGCAGCAACGGGTTTGGAAATCAAGGCTATTACGTTAAGCCTACGGCCGAAAACCTGAATAAGTATAATCTTACCGAAGCGCAATGGCGTAGCTATGATGCCATAGGACAGGGTTCCACGAATATGGAAGACATCTGGTTGCAACGCATCGGTCTGGGAGAGATAGAGCGCGAAAACTATTATGCGGGTAGAACATACGACTGGTATGATGCCTCTTTTCAAACCGGATTGAGACAGGACTACAATGTAAGTCTGTCCGGTAAGACGTCCAACCTGAATTATTACTGGTCTTTAGGTTATCTGGACAGCGAAGGATTGGTGGTAGGAGACCGGTTTAAGAACTATCGTACCAATTTACGACTGGATGGAAAGATAGGTAACTTCATGGAGGCAGGTGTCAATCTGAATTTGCAGAGCCGGGAAGAAGGCTTCCAGGCGGTGAGTTGGGAAGGACAGATCGCTAATTCTCCTTACTCTACTCCATATTATAGCGACGGCATGCTGAACCCCTGGCCTATGGGAGAAAAAAATCAGGTAACGGGTGTGAACAGCCTTTACAATAACTCCATGTCATCCAAAGACGCAGGTACCCAGAATGTGACGGCGAATTTCTATGCTAAATTAAAACTGCCTTTCAACATTTCATATCAGTTCAACTTTGCACCCCGGTATAGTTGGAACCATTCAAGATACTGGAACAGTTCGCAAAGCGTCTTTGATAAAGACAACGGAGTTGCAGGCAGATCGACGGCCCGTTCCGTAGATTGGACACTGGACAATATGGTGAAGTGGAACTATACTTTCGCCAAGAAACATAATATAGACTTGACCTTGCTTCAGAGTGCCGAGAAATATGAAGTATGGGAAGAGTCAATGGTAGCTTCCGACTTTACCCCTTCGGATGTACTGGAATGGCATAACATGAAGACTGCGGGTAACAAAGAAATCAGTGCCAATGATACGAAACATACGGGTGCCGCATTGATGGCCCGTTTATTCTACTCTTATGACAACCGCTATATGCTGACCGCATCTGTTCGTCGCGACGGTTTCTCAGCTTTCGGTGCTTCCAATCCCTGGGCTACATTCCCCGCCATAGCCGTGGCATGGAGTTTCACGAATGAAAAGTTCTTCAAGTGGGAGCCAATGAGTAGCGGTAAGCTGCGTTTGTCCTGGGGTAAGAATGGAAACCGGGATATCGGTATTTACCAAGCTTTGTCCCAATTGTATGGAGGTACGGCCGGCAAATATACTTATGTTACCCCACAAGGGAGTTTGTATGAAGTGTCTTCATTGCAGATTGCAAGAATGTCCAATACGGATTTGAAATGGGAAACTACCACATCCTGGAATGTCGGTCTGGATTTCGGTTTCTTAAATGACCGTATCAATGGTAGCATTGAATGGTATCATATGCCTACAACGGACTTGCTGGTAGACAGAAGCTTGCCGAATTTCACTGGTTATACAAATATCGTAACCAATCTGGGACAGGTTAATAATGAAGGGTTTGAATTCTCATTGAATACGGTTAATATCCGCAATAAGAACTTTACCTGGTCTTCTACATTCGGGCTTTCACACAACAAGAATACGATTAAGCATTTGTATTACCGTTACGAAGATGTATTGAACGAGGCCGGAGAAGTGGTAGGAAGTAAAGAAGTGGACGATGTGAACAGGGGCTGGTTTGTAGGGAAAGATATTTCGGCCATCTGGGACCATGAATTCATCGGCATCTGGCAGGAAGATGAAGCGGAAGAAGCTGCAAAGTACGGGCAGCAACCGGGTGATGCAAAAGTCAGGGATGTGAATGGAGATTATAAGATTACCCAGGAGGATAAGGTCTTCTTAGGTCAGGAAACACCTAAGTTCAGATGGTCGTTCAGAAATGAATTTACTTTGTTCCGGAATTGGGATATTTCTCTTAATCTTTATTCTCAGATGGGACATAAGCAAAGTACAACGGAATATCTGAACTTCTTTGATAATCTGGGTGATTATTCGAATACCTATAAGCGCGAATACTGGACTCCTGAGAACAAATCAAATTCGTATGCCCGTCTGAAGTCGACACGTCCTTCGAATATCAACCCCAAGAAGGTGATAAACAAAGGCTTTATCCGTCTGGAGAATATTTCTGTTTCCTACAGGGTACCCCAACAGTTTGCACGGAAACTGATGGCTAAAGAGATCAGCATATACGGAACTGTCAGGAACGTGGCTGTCTGGGCCTTTGACAAAGAGTGGGATTATTGGGACCCGGAAACAAAGGGACTTCTCCCCAGAACATTTACTTTCGGTGCAAGTATAACATTTTAA
- a CDS encoding RagB/SusD family nutrient uptake outer membrane protein has protein sequence MKTNLIKAIYLTFGLSSLALTGCSDSWLKPEPLSFYEPSVTLSTKEGLEAALTTCHRQMRYYYMEDNGPALATEMIFSDVAVTAVSDFSGCQDILSNVTPISENNWFGTNMINWFWNMGTQGISFANVVISRISELDLDQTTKEQMLSSAYFQRAWRYYHLIFQFGDIPFLSKEVTTPKLDFRSTKMEVVIEQMIKDLEYAVGHIPDQVDYGKENKGACRMLLIKYYMAAGDFDKALEQANALIDASGYELMENTFGKWENPYPEHHPVTRNVIWDLHRPVNKADASNKETIMLMVNRYDNSESRLNTNYLYNMTPFWSQTDVNRGILVPSKSQSGMTRQSATAGMLAQYPDFLDCRAIYGRGEAFSRPTYHAEKSMWGDKNDLRHSREAGNWFVMEDLKYNDPKLLGTDDAVYYLKPIQKYADDGTLLCKDTIRCWFDYPYYKLWVEDTAREVANGYSGTDYVGGSGDWYVYRLAEAYLLRAEAYYWKKEYAKAAADVNKIRERAGCTDLFDAGKLNGLDGLDVIMDERARELMYEEFRHVELVRVSFIKENQEGNYTSPKDLADESSNSYWWHRITEYNNYYNKGVKTLHNDEYKIGKYNIFWPIPQTAIDANLYGRVNQNYGYSGYELNETPIASQEEQIASGQ, from the coding sequence ATGAAAACAAATCTAATAAAAGCCATATATCTGACCTTCGGGTTATCTTCATTAGCATTAACGGGATGTTCGGACAGTTGGCTGAAACCGGAACCATTATCATTTTATGAACCCAGTGTGACGTTATCCACCAAAGAAGGGTTGGAAGCTGCACTCACTACCTGCCACAGACAGATGCGTTATTATTATATGGAGGATAACGGACCTGCATTGGCTACGGAAATGATATTCTCGGATGTGGCTGTAACGGCTGTATCCGACTTTAGCGGGTGCCAGGACATCCTTTCGAATGTGACTCCTATTTCTGAGAACAATTGGTTCGGTACGAATATGATTAATTGGTTCTGGAATATGGGTACGCAAGGTATCAGCTTTGCCAATGTGGTGATTTCGCGCATTTCCGAGTTGGATTTGGACCAGACCACTAAAGAACAGATGTTATCCAGTGCTTATTTCCAGCGTGCCTGGCGTTACTATCATCTGATTTTCCAGTTTGGTGATATCCCCTTCCTGTCGAAAGAAGTCACGACTCCGAAGCTCGACTTTCGTTCCACAAAGATGGAAGTGGTTATCGAGCAAATGATTAAAGACCTGGAATATGCCGTAGGGCATATCCCTGATCAGGTTGATTATGGTAAAGAAAACAAGGGAGCCTGCCGGATGCTGCTTATTAAGTATTACATGGCAGCCGGAGATTTTGACAAGGCGCTTGAACAGGCCAATGCCCTTATTGATGCTTCCGGATATGAACTGATGGAAAACACATTTGGCAAGTGGGAGAATCCCTATCCGGAACATCATCCGGTGACGCGCAATGTGATCTGGGATTTGCATAGACCGGTAAATAAGGCAGATGCGTCCAATAAGGAGACCATCATGCTCATGGTGAACAGATATGATAATTCAGAAAGCCGGCTCAATACGAATTACCTGTATAATATGACTCCGTTCTGGTCGCAAACAGATGTGAACAGAGGTATCCTGGTGCCCAGTAAGTCGCAGTCCGGTATGACGAGACAGTCTGCTACGGCGGGTATGCTGGCACAATATCCTGACTTTTTAGATTGCAGGGCGATCTATGGACGTGGTGAAGCGTTTTCAAGACCTACTTATCATGCGGAAAAATCCATGTGGGGGGATAAGAATGATCTCCGACACAGCCGGGAAGCCGGTAACTGGTTCGTGATGGAGGATCTGAAATATAATGATCCTAAATTATTGGGTACGGACGATGCTGTCTATTATCTGAAACCTATACAGAAGTATGCGGATGACGGCACGCTATTGTGCAAGGATACCATTCGTTGCTGGTTCGATTATCCGTATTATAAATTATGGGTAGAAGATACGGCGAGGGAAGTAGCCAATGGATATTCGGGTACGGACTACGTTGGAGGTTCGGGCGATTGGTATGTATATCGTCTTGCGGAAGCTTATCTGCTGAGGGCGGAGGCTTACTACTGGAAGAAGGAATATGCGAAAGCTGCCGCTGATGTAAATAAGATCAGAGAACGTGCCGGATGTACGGATTTGTTCGATGCCGGCAAACTTAATGGATTGGACGGGCTGGACGTGATTATGGATGAAAGGGCCCGTGAACTGATGTATGAAGAGTTCAGGCATGTGGAACTTGTACGTGTTTCGTTTATAAAAGAGAATCAGGAAGGGAATTACACCTCTCCGAAAGACCTTGCAGACGAAAGTAGTAACAGTTATTGGTGGCACAGAATCACGGAATATAATAACTATTACAATAAGGGTGTGAAAACGCTTCATAATGATGAATACAAAATAGGGAAGTACAATATATTCTGGCCTATACCGCAGACCGCCATTGATGCGAACTTGTATGGCCGGGTAAATCAGAACTATGGGTATTCCGGTTATGAGCTGAATGAAACCCCTATTGCTTCACAAGAAGAGCAAATAGCATCCGGTCAGTAA
- a CDS encoding alpha-L-rhamnosidase, with the protein MKRCRIHILSVLLICLSCPALLYAATEHSVSIEKLKVEYAEMPLGIDVEKPRFSWQMVMQNTERGYSQKAYQITVTDEAGQTVWDSGRVSSDLSLNIEYAGAPLQPTTCYFWTVNVWNQKGEQSSSTSWFETGLMSKANPYEGWSDAKWIGGGDEDMVLYSHYLPVFRLNVALRLDKETKSTRAGFVYGANDKRLMNKNLYQLQNGKDESYIKIELDLDSLASGKEAMLNVYRVGYHPNDRKDVPFKSFPIPLALINESNKYDLHTVNLTSDLGFTRFYVDNAEELGWINLNPLGQGGDFIAFPVVGDIGFDVPAGQSVTFPKMEIANFRSPSNVIATCREGNSRIVGGASGVLAIFTPEGNSAPMLRTVFSSPDAEIVKARLYVTSRGIYEVYLNGERVGDDYFNPGVTQYNKTHLYQTFDVTKYVHSGRNALGALLAEGWWSGGATFTGDNWNFFGDRQSLLAKLVITYADGRTNVVVTDPLSWQYFGKGPVAYGSFFQGEVYDALREPAVEGWSTASYDASAWKPVHEVALKGHISTAGNPNMPWVNDYSGFELIGQFGQTVKQINELTALSVEEVRPGVFVYDMGQNMVGVPRISLSGMQPGTEITLRFAEVKYPDLPEYEGNIGMIMLENIRAAMAQDIYIAKGGQETISPRFTYHGYRFIEITGIDKPLPVESVKGIVLSSIHELASHYETSNARVNQLWKNITWSSYGNFLSIPTDCPQRNERLGWSGDISVFSRTATYLADVPQFLRRHMRAMRDVQRTDGRFPDIAPLGGGFGGILWGSAGITVPWECYQQYGDTALLSEHYTAMKRYIQYIIDQTIETETNLIVQTRSWGDLCDWLGLEDEKNDKSLVWEAYFIHDLELMTKIAAALGKTSDAAWFRNLHAARRDFFNKTYIEPESGKTIFSAFIPDKKGQPVDIQTSYVLPLAFGIIDEENRNKVIANLAETVRRENTTDRGRLCPSYSLMTGFIGTAWISKALSDYGLNDLAYRLLQQTDYPSWLYSVEQGATTIWERLNSYTHTDGFGGNNRMNSFNHYSFGAVGAWMYNYSLGIQRDEAYPGFKQFILKPMPDPTGKMKYARGYYDSMYGRIESGWREERGMIRYTFTVPGNTTATLYLPAASLRDVREGEKLIRKCKGIEYIGEGSGQVVLKLLPGSYSFEVKKEHLMAGKKGKKRK; encoded by the coding sequence ATGAAAAGATGTAGAATTCACATTTTATCTGTTTTGCTTATCTGTCTTTCCTGCCCTGCTCTGTTGTATGCGGCTACGGAACATTCTGTATCTATTGAAAAGCTTAAAGTGGAATATGCCGAAATGCCATTGGGTATAGATGTGGAAAAGCCCCGCTTCAGTTGGCAGATGGTAATGCAGAATACCGAAAGGGGGTATTCGCAGAAAGCCTATCAGATAACGGTGACTGACGAAGCGGGACAAACGGTATGGGACAGCGGAAGAGTGTCGAGTGACCTGTCGCTGAACATTGAATATGCCGGTGCTCCCCTGCAACCCACTACCTGCTATTTCTGGACGGTAAACGTATGGAACCAGAAGGGTGAGCAATCTTCCTCGACCTCTTGGTTTGAAACGGGACTAATGAGTAAAGCCAATCCGTATGAGGGATGGAGTGATGCGAAGTGGATAGGTGGCGGAGATGAAGACATGGTGCTCTATTCCCACTATCTTCCGGTGTTCAGGCTGAACGTTGCACTCCGGTTGGATAAAGAGACAAAGAGTACTCGTGCAGGCTTTGTCTACGGAGCGAATGATAAGCGCCTGATGAATAAGAATCTGTATCAGTTACAGAACGGGAAAGATGAGTCTTACATAAAAATAGAACTGGACTTGGATTCGCTTGCTTCGGGTAAAGAGGCGATGTTGAATGTATATCGTGTAGGATACCATCCGAACGACCGGAAAGATGTTCCTTTCAAGAGCTTTCCCATCCCCCTGGCATTGATTAATGAAAGTAATAAGTATGACCTGCATACGGTGAACCTTACTTCTGATCTGGGTTTTACAAGATTCTACGTGGATAATGCTGAAGAGCTTGGTTGGATAAATCTGAATCCGTTGGGGCAGGGAGGTGATTTCATCGCTTTCCCGGTAGTGGGCGACATTGGCTTTGATGTTCCCGCCGGGCAATCCGTTACTTTCCCGAAGATGGAGATTGCCAACTTCAGAAGTCCTTCGAACGTGATTGCTACTTGCCGGGAAGGAAATAGCCGGATAGTCGGCGGAGCTTCCGGCGTTCTTGCTATATTTACTCCCGAAGGAAACTCCGCACCGATGCTTCGTACGGTCTTCTCTTCTCCCGATGCGGAGATTGTAAAAGCCCGCCTGTATGTTACTTCACGTGGCATTTATGAGGTCTATCTCAATGGTGAGCGTGTAGGGGATGATTATTTTAATCCCGGAGTTACCCAGTATAACAAAACTCATCTGTACCAGACGTTTGATGTGACAAAGTACGTCCATTCCGGCAGAAATGCCCTGGGTGCTTTGCTGGCAGAAGGCTGGTGGAGCGGTGGCGCTACTTTTACGGGAGATAACTGGAACTTCTTCGGTGACCGCCAGTCTTTATTGGCAAAATTGGTTATCACGTATGCGGACGGTAGGACCAATGTTGTGGTGACCGATCCTTTGTCCTGGCAGTATTTCGGCAAAGGCCCCGTTGCTTACGGCAGTTTCTTTCAGGGCGAAGTGTATGATGCTTTAAGGGAACCGGCAGTGGAAGGCTGGAGCACGGCATCTTATGATGCATCTGCCTGGAAACCGGTTCATGAGGTTGCTTTGAAAGGACATATCAGTACGGCGGGAAATCCGAATATGCCGTGGGTGAACGATTATTCCGGTTTTGAACTTATCGGGCAATTCGGCCAGACGGTGAAACAAATCAATGAACTGACGGCTCTTTCAGTAGAAGAAGTCCGCCCCGGTGTGTTTGTGTACGACATGGGGCAGAATATGGTAGGAGTCCCCCGTATCAGTTTGTCGGGCATGCAGCCCGGAACGGAAATCACTCTGCGCTTTGCGGAAGTGAAATATCCCGATTTGCCGGAATACGAGGGAAACATCGGCATGATTATGCTGGAGAATATCCGTGCCGCTATGGCTCAGGATATTTATATCGCCAAAGGCGGGCAGGAAACCATCTCTCCCCGTTTCACCTATCATGGCTACCGCTTTATAGAGATAACGGGTATTGACAAACCCTTGCCTGTGGAATCCGTGAAAGGGATAGTGCTAAGCTCTATACACGAACTGGCTTCTCACTACGAAACTTCCAATGCACGGGTGAACCAGCTGTGGAAGAATATCACCTGGTCTTCTTACGGCAACTTCCTTTCCATTCCTACGGACTGTCCGCAACGCAATGAGCGCTTGGGGTGGAGTGGGGATATCTCCGTCTTCTCCCGTACCGCCACTTATTTGGCGGATGTACCGCAGTTCCTGCGCCGTCATATGCGTGCCATGCGCGATGTGCAGCGGACGGACGGACGCTTCCCGGATATCGCCCCATTAGGTGGTGGTTTCGGTGGTATACTGTGGGGCAGTGCCGGAATTACGGTTCCCTGGGAGTGCTACCAGCAATACGGAGATACCGCACTGCTGAGCGAGCACTACACTGCCATGAAGCGCTATATTCAATATATCATTGACCAAACGATTGAGACGGAAACCAATCTGATCGTGCAGACCCGTTCATGGGGTGACCTGTGTGACTGGTTAGGATTGGAGGATGAGAAGAATGATAAGTCCCTGGTATGGGAAGCCTATTTCATCCACGACCTGGAATTGATGACAAAGATAGCGGCGGCTTTGGGTAAGACGTCCGATGCCGCATGGTTCCGCAACTTGCATGCCGCCCGGAGGGATTTCTTCAATAAGACTTATATAGAGCCGGAAAGCGGAAAAACGATATTCTCCGCTTTCATCCCTGACAAGAAGGGGCAACCTGTCGATATACAGACTTCGTATGTGCTTCCATTGGCTTTCGGCATTATCGATGAAGAGAACCGTAATAAGGTGATTGCTAATCTTGCGGAGACAGTCAGACGGGAGAATACCACTGATAGAGGCCGCCTGTGTCCTTCTTACTCTCTTATGACCGGTTTCATCGGTACGGCATGGATCAGTAAGGCTTTATCCGATTACGGGCTGAACGATCTGGCTTACAGGCTGCTTCAACAGACTGATTATCCTTCGTGGCTTTATTCCGTGGAACAGGGAGCGACTACCATTTGGGAACGTCTGAACTCTTACACTCACACGGATGGTTTCGGTGGTAACAATCGCATGAACTCTTTCAATCATTATTCTTTTGGTGCCGTAGGTGCCTGGATGTACAATTATTCTTTAGGAATACAGCGTGATGAGGCTTATCCCGGTTTCAAACAGTTCATTCTGAAGCCGATGCCCGATCCGACCGGAAAGATGAAGTATGCCCGGGGATATTATGATTCGATGTACGGACGTATTGAGAGTGGTTGGAGAGAGGAAAGAGGCATGATTCGTTATACTTTCACGGTGCCCGGAAATACTACGGCTACGCTGTATCTGCCGGCTGCATCGTTGAGAGATGTCCGCGAAGGGGAAAAACTGATCCGGAAATGCAAAGGAATAGAATATATTGGTGAAGGAAGCGGGCAGGTAGTCTTGAAGCTTCTTCCCGGTAGCTATTCGTTCGAGGTAAAGAAGGAACACCTGATGGCGGGGAAGAAGGGAAAGAAGAGGAAATAG